ACCCCCGTCGAGCGGATCGAGATGGAGTTCGACATGATGCATGTCTGCCCACCGCAAACGGCGCCTGATTTCATTCGCGTGTCGCCCCTTGCGGATGCTGCGGGCTGGGTCGATGTGGATCAGGCAACATTGCGTCACAAAACATACGACAACATTTGGTCCTTGGGGGATGTGATGAACGCGCCCAACGCCAAAACCATGGCGGCAGCCCGCATTCAGGCCCCTGTCGTGGCCGAGAATATCGTGGCGGACATGCGCGGTGCGTCGCCCGTTGCGCAATACAATGGCTATGGTTCCTGCCCGCTGACCGTAGAACGCGGCAAGATCGTGCTGGCCGAGTTTGGCTATGGCGGGGCAATGCTGCCCAGCTTTCCCAAGGTTGTCATCGACGGTACAAAGCCCTCGCGTCTGGCGTGGTTCCTGAAAGAGAAAATACTGCCCCCAATCTATTGGCAGGGCATGCTCAAGGGCCGTGAATGGTTGGCAAAGCCGGAAAAAGTAACCGTTAAGTAATATGGCGTACAAGGCCCCTGCATGCGCTGCGGGGGCACAACCAACCCACCGGGACTAGAATGAAACCTGACATGACGCGCTATTTTCCGATCCTGACTTGGGGGCGGGAATACAACCGCTTTGCTCTGTCCAGCGACCTTGTCGCTGCGTTGATCGTAACAATCATGCTGATCCCGCAATCGCTGGCCTATGCGTTGCTGGCAGGGCTGCCTCCCGAGGCAGGGCTTTATGCGTCGATTGCGCCGATCATGTTGTATGCGGTGTTCGGCACCAGCCGCGCACTGGCGGTGGGGCCGGTGGCGGTTGTGTCGTTGATGACCGCAGCAGCGCTAAGTAACATCGTTGAACAGGGCACGATGGGCTATGCGGTGGCCGCACTTTCGCTTGCTGCGCTGTCGGGTGTGATTCTGCTGGTCATGGGTCTGTTTCGCCTTGGCTTTGTCGCGAATTTTCTGTCGCATCCGGTGATTGCCGGTTTCATCACGGCCTCGGGCATCATCATCGCCGCCAGCCAGCTGAAACATATTCTTGGGATCAACGCCGAGGGGCATAACCTGCTGAGTTTGACCCTGTCGCTGGTTGAACACCTGTCCGAAACGAACTGGATCACAGCGCTGATCGGCATCCTTGCGACCGGATTTTTGTTCTGGGTGCGCAAGGGGTTAAAGCCTTTGCTAATGCGTTTGGGTCTGGGGGGCGGACTGACTGATGTGCTTGTGAAAACCGGACCTGTCGCAATTGTCGTTGCGACGACGGCTGCTGTCTGGGTGTTGGGTTTGGCCGATAAAGGCGTCAAGATTGTGGGTGAAGTGCCGCAAAGCCTGCCGCCCCTGACTCTGCCGTCGTTTTCACCCGCGCTGCTGGGTCAGTTGATCGTTCCGGCCTTTCTGATCTCGATCATCGGCTTTGTGGAATCAATTTCTGTCGCGCAAACCCTTGCCGCTAAGAAACGTCAGCGCATTGACCCCGACCAAGAGCTGATTGGCCTTGGGGCCGCAAACATCGGGGCGGCACTGACGGGTGGTTTTCCGGTCACGGGGGGATTTTCCCGGTCTGTTGTCAACTTTGATGCGGGTGCCGAAACGCCCGCGGCGGGCGCCTTTACTGCCGTGGGGCTGGCGATTGCCGCCCTTGCGTTGACGCCGCTGATCTTTTTCCTGCCCAAAGCCACCCTTGCGGCAACCATCATTGTCGCCGTCCTCAGCCTTGTGGATTTCTCGATACTCAGACGCAGCTGGACCTATTCCAAGGCAGATTTTACCGCCGTTCTGGCGACCATTCTTCTGACACTTGCCTTGGGTGTCGAAGCTGGGGTTTCGGCAGGCGTCGGGCTGTCGGTTCTGCTGCATCTGTACAAATCATCCAAGCCGCATATCGCCGAGGTGGGTCAGGTTCCGGGCACCGAACACTATCGCAACATCCTGCGCCATGATGTGATCACTGATCCCGCCGTTGTCTCTCTGCGTGTCGACGAAAGCCTGTATTTCGCCAATGCGCGATACCTGGAGGACAAGATTCAGAACCGCGTGGCGGGCGACAAAGCCGTCCGTCATGTGATCCTGCAATGTTCGGCCATCAATGAAATCGACCTCAGTGCGTTGGAATCACTGGAGGCGATTAACGATAGGCTGCGCGAAATGGGTGTGCAATTGCACCTGTCCGAGGTGAAAGGCCCGGTGATGGATCGCCTGAAACGCGCACATTTTCTGTCAGAGTTGACCGGCAAAGTGTACTTGTCCCAATTCGAAGCAGCGCAAGACCTGTTAAAATGTCCAAATTGACCTGGATCATTGCAGGGCCATTGCCGATGTCCGATGATGCTGAAAATGGAATGGGAGATCGGAATGCGCGGAACTTTGACAGTGGTGGGTTTGGGCATGGTGATACTGGCAGGCTGCATAGAGCCCTCTATGCCGGATCGCACGGACGGGGCCGCGTTTTTCGATAATTATTGTACGTCTTGTCATGGGGTTGGCGGGCAGGGCAACGGGCCGCTGGCAACAGGATTGCCGGCAGACCCGACAAACCTGACACTTTTGTCGCGTGCCAATAGCGGCACGTTTCCGGCGGCACGTGCGCTAAGTTACATTTACGGCGATCCGGAAACAGCGCACCTTGCGCGGGTGATGCCAGAGTTTGGCGGCGCAATGGCAAATGATCTGGTGCCTGTAGAGATCGACGGCATCCTGACACCAACTCCACGCGCGCTGGCCGGTTTGTTGCAATATCTCGAAAGCATTCAGGTCAGCCCGTAACGGTCGCCCGCATTACTCGAACTGCCCGTTTTCGAGCAGGAATCCAAAGCCTTCGCGGATGTCGCGTGCCAGCAAGTCTGCGGCGGCGTCGCCGTTTCCGGCCTCGAGTTGTTTGACGATCTGATCGTGGTAGTCCAGCGCCAGAATACCGCGCAGGTCATTGTCGAACTGGCCGCGGAATTGGCGCAGGAACGGGCCGACCTGAAGCCACAGCGTTTCGATCAGAAACAACAACGAGGGCGAGCCGCATGCCGCGTAGATTCCGAACTTGAAGTCGTGGTTGTAGAACAGATAGGCGTCCAAATCCTGATCTTCGGCTGCGGCGGTCAGGGCCACAGCTGCCTGCCGCAGCCTCAGCAGGTGGGGGCGGTCCATGCCTGCGATGGCCTGACGGGTGGCAGCGGGTTCGCACACCAGTCGCGTGTTCATCAGGTCGGTGAACCGCGTGCGCGTCATCGCGGGCAGGATCATCGACCCGTTGCCTAGCTGGTCCAGCGCATGAAGCGCCTGCAACCGCAATAGGGCCGAGCGCACCGGCATGTCGCTGGTTCCCAGCTCGCGCGCCAGTTTGCGCGAAGTCAGCTTGCGCCCAGGCTCGATCTGGCCCGACATCAACGCGTGACGCAGCTTTTCGAACACCACTTCATGCAGCGGCTGTGTCTCGATGGCACCAAGGCCGATGGGCGTATGCGGCTTCACAGGCTTGTGTCCCGAATGCTTGCTCTTGTCATATCGTGGTCCCGTAAAGCTGCCATTCCAGATCGGTCACCTCAACAGCCAGCGCTTCATGTTCGCCACGTTTCACAGCTGACAAAATCCGATGCAGCGGGGCCCCCAGCAGGGTTTTCATGACCTCGGAGCCCTCGAAGCGGTCAATCGCCTCCAGCCATCCGCCGGGCATCGCGGGATAGCCGCCAGCCCCACCCGCCCCTTCGGCACCGGGAGCTGTGTCTGCTTCGATTCCGTCCAGCGCCGCACCCAGCGTAATGGCAGCAACCAGATAGGGGTTCGCATCCACGCCCGCGACACGGTGCTCAAAGTGGCGCGATCTGGCGCTGCCCTCGGGGATGCGCAGGGCAACATTTCGGTCTTCTGTGCCCCAGGTGTTGGCTGCGGGCGAATAGATCGTTCCTGCAAACCGCCGCCAGCTGTTCAGCACAGGGGCCAGCACCAGCATCGACGCATCCATACTGCTCCGTATTCCGCCGATGGCGTTCAGCATCACCGTAGACAAATGCCCGTCCGCCTGATCGCCAAAGATATTCGCACCGGATTCGTCGGTCAGCGACAGGTGCAGGTGCATCCCCGAACCCGAACTTTGCGAGAAGGGTTTGGACATAAAGCACGCTTCCATCCCGAACCGCCGCGCGGTGGTGCGTAGCAGGCGTTTCGAGCGCACGATATCATCGGCAGCCCCCGCCAGATCGCGGTAATGCAGGGTCAGCTCGAACTGGCCCACGGCATATTCCGAGATCAGGCTTTCCATCGGCAGATCCAGTGCTGCCGCCCCCTCATAGACCGCATCAAAGAACGGGGCCATTTCGTCCAACTCGTCCACCGACATGCAGTTGGTGCCCGACAGCCGCCGCCCCGTCATCGGCGCACGTGCGGGTTGCGGGCGTCCATCGGCATCGCGGTCTTTGTCGACCAGATAGAACTCAAGCTCGAGCGCGCCCATCGGGATGAACCCCAGCGTGTCTGCCCTTGCGATCTGGGTCAGCAGCGCATTACGCGGGTCCAGGGGGTGGGGCAGACCATCCGCACCGTCGATCTGCAACAGAACCAGCCCGCGCCCTGTTGCCGTCTGAAAGCCCAGCGTATCCGGTACAGGCCAGCACCGGCTGTCGCCCCCCCCATCGGCCATGACCTCGATCGCGGCATCCACATCGTGGCCCGAGACATCCTGCGCAAACAGTGACGCGGGCATTCCGCGCCCCGACGTGAACAGGCTTTCCAATTCGTGGCGGCGGATGATCTTGCCCCGCCCGACCCCGTGCAGGTCGCTCAGAACAATGTCGATGGCTTGCACGTCGGGATAGGCGGCCAGAAAGGCCGTCGCTTCGGACAGGTCGGCGCGGGTCGAAGGGCGGCAGTTGGGTGTCATGGTGTCATCATCCTTGCGGGTTCAGCCCGCGAAAGTATAGGTGGTTTTGACCGATGTATAAAATTCGGCGGCATTGCTGCCCTGTTCGCGCGAACCGACGCTTGAACCTTTGCGCCCGCCGAAGGGCACGTGGTAATCCACACCCGCCGTGGGCAGGCTCAGCATCACCATACCGGCAGTCGAGCGACGTTTGAACGCTTGGGCAAAGCGCAGGTTTGTGGTGCAGATACCAGTGGGCAGGCCAAAGGGCGTGTCGTTTGCAATGGCCACGGCTTCGGGCAAAACCTTGCCCTCTACGTGGGCCAGCATCTGCGCGATTTCACTCTCGCGTGCGGTTATGGCGGTGGCGATCCGGTCCAGCAGGTCGGCGTGGGTTTGCGGGCTTTCCAAGGCTCAAGACGCGGCTGCGGCCTGCGCGGCCTCTTCGGCATCTGAAACGTCTTGCGCGCCGCCAATGGCATATAGCCCGATCAGATCCGATACGTCCGACGGATTGCGGTTCTGTGATGTTTCATCCGCCGTGCGCCATGTGCAGTCGATCAAGTTCTTGTAAATCTCGCCCATCGTGTCTCTTTTCTGTTAACCGGCGGTCATGCCGCCATCGACCGGGATCAGCGTGCCGGTCATGTATTGTGCGGAGTCTGACACCAGAAATGCGGTGACGTCGGCCACCTCTTCGGGGGTGCCGACGCGGCCCATCGGGATTTGTGCGCCGTAAGCGGCCAGTTTGGCGGCGCGGTCCGCCCCTGTCAGACCTGCGGCAATCATTGGTGTATCTGTATCGCCCGGACAGACGGCATTGATGCGAATGCCTTCGCCCGCGTGATCCAGCGCCATACAGCGGGTCAGTTGCGCCACGGCGGCCTTGGACACCGCATAGGCCACAGCGCCGCGCGCACCCGTCAGCGCCCAGTCGGAGGCGATGTTGACGATGCAACCGCCGCCACGCGCGCGCAGGGCAGGCAGCGCGGCGCGCGACAAACGAAAGACTGCGCTGAGGTTCACGTCAATCATCCGGTCCCATGCGGAGTCCGGTGTTTCTTCGGCGCGGCCATATGTCAGCACGCCTGCGTTGTTGACCAACACATCGACGCCGCCAAAATACCCGTTTGCCGCCTGCACCACGGCTTCGGCGGCGGCGGGATCAGTCAGATCAGCGGCCAGAAAGCGGGCCGTGCAGCCCGTCTTATCAAGCGCTTTGGCCAGCGCGTTGCCCGCGGCCTGACGGCGCCCGACCAGAAGCAGGGTGTAACCCTGCGCGGCCAGCGCGCGCGCGATGGCAGCCCCAATGCCCGAGGTTGCACCGGTTATGATTGCGCTGCGTGTTTGTGTTGCTGCCATATATGTGGTTCCATCGCTTTCCCAAGCCCTAGTTTTTGCGATCGCAAAAGTCAACAAGCTTGGGCGGGCTGTGGCGATCCAGACCGCATCTAACAATTAAAAGGGATTTTCAACTGTTAGAGCAAATGAATCCTCGCTCAAATTCTTATTGTCCGTAGGGTTTAAAACATGCGATAATTGCGATCGCAAACTCAAGAAGGCCGCCATGACACATCCAAAGCACCCCCGCAGATCGCCATTCTCGGCGCCGGGTGATCAGGGCCAGAACCACTGAAATCATTAAATCGCACAGCGGATTCTATCAATCCGCCCCGGACGAGTTGCATTCAGGGGTGATTTCAGGCTCTTAGATGGTCAGTCTTCGTAGGCCAAAGGGTAACAGGCGC
This DNA window, taken from Pseudosulfitobacter pseudonitzschiae, encodes the following:
- a CDS encoding c-type cytochrome, giving the protein MRGTLTVVGLGMVILAGCIEPSMPDRTDGAAFFDNYCTSCHGVGGQGNGPLATGLPADPTNLTLLSRANSGTFPAARALSYIYGDPETAHLARVMPEFGGAMANDLVPVEIDGILTPTPRALAGLLQYLESIQVSP
- a CDS encoding GntR family transcriptional regulator, yielding MKPHTPIGLGAIETQPLHEVVFEKLRHALMSGQIEPGRKLTSRKLARELGTSDMPVRSALLRLQALHALDQLGNGSMILPAMTRTRFTDLMNTRLVCEPAATRQAIAGMDRPHLLRLRQAAVALTAAAEDQDLDAYLFYNHDFKFGIYAACGSPSLLFLIETLWLQVGPFLRQFRGQFDNDLRGILALDYHDQIVKQLEAGNGDAAADLLARDIREGFGFLLENGQFE
- a CDS encoding SDR family NAD(P)-dependent oxidoreductase, yielding MAATQTRSAIITGATSGIGAAIARALAAQGYTLLLVGRRQAAGNALAKALDKTGCTARFLAADLTDPAAAEAVVQAANGYFGGVDVLVNNAGVLTYGRAEETPDSAWDRMIDVNLSAVFRLSRAALPALRARGGGCIVNIASDWALTGARGAVAYAVSKAAVAQLTRCMALDHAGEGIRINAVCPGDTDTPMIAAGLTGADRAAKLAAYGAQIPMGRVGTPEEVADVTAFLVSDSAQYMTGTLIPVDGGMTAG
- a CDS encoding SulP family inorganic anion transporter, producing MKPDMTRYFPILTWGREYNRFALSSDLVAALIVTIMLIPQSLAYALLAGLPPEAGLYASIAPIMLYAVFGTSRALAVGPVAVVSLMTAAALSNIVEQGTMGYAVAALSLAALSGVILLVMGLFRLGFVANFLSHPVIAGFITASGIIIAASQLKHILGINAEGHNLLSLTLSLVEHLSETNWITALIGILATGFLFWVRKGLKPLLMRLGLGGGLTDVLVKTGPVAIVVATTAAVWVLGLADKGVKIVGEVPQSLPPLTLPSFSPALLGQLIVPAFLISIIGFVESISVAQTLAAKKRQRIDPDQELIGLGAANIGAALTGGFPVTGGFSRSVVNFDAGAETPAAGAFTAVGLAIAALALTPLIFFLPKATLAATIIVAVLSLVDFSILRRSWTYSKADFTAVLATILLTLALGVEAGVSAGVGLSVLLHLYKSSKPHIAEVGQVPGTEHYRNILRHDVITDPAVVSLRVDESLYFANARYLEDKIQNRVAGDKAVRHVILQCSAINEIDLSALESLEAINDRLREMGVQLHLSEVKGPVMDRLKRAHFLSELTGKVYLSQFEAAQDLLKCPN
- a CDS encoding glutamine synthetase family protein, whose translation is MTPNCRPSTRADLSEATAFLAAYPDVQAIDIVLSDLHGVGRGKIIRRHELESLFTSGRGMPASLFAQDVSGHDVDAAIEVMADGGGDSRCWPVPDTLGFQTATGRGLVLLQIDGADGLPHPLDPRNALLTQIARADTLGFIPMGALELEFYLVDKDRDADGRPQPARAPMTGRRLSGTNCMSVDELDEMAPFFDAVYEGAAALDLPMESLISEYAVGQFELTLHYRDLAGAADDIVRSKRLLRTTARRFGMEACFMSKPFSQSSGSGMHLHLSLTDESGANIFGDQADGHLSTVMLNAIGGIRSSMDASMLVLAPVLNSWRRFAGTIYSPAANTWGTEDRNVALRIPEGSARSRHFEHRVAGVDANPYLVAAITLGAALDGIEADTAPGAEGAGGAGGYPAMPGGWLEAIDRFEGSEVMKTLLGAPLHRILSAVKRGEHEALAVEVTDLEWQLYGTTI